One Acidimicrobiia bacterium genomic window, CCGGGGCTTCCCGGCCCACGGTCGGTCTCCGTCCTCAGAAAACGGTTGCGGTCCGCGGGTTTCTCGCTCGACCACGTCCACACGATCATCGTCACGCACTCGCACCCCGACCACTTCGGCGCGGCCGGCTACCTGGCCAGGAAGACAGGTGCGCGCCTGGTCACGCACCGCGCCTTCGAGACGTTCGACGTGACGGCCCCACCCGTCGGCCCGTCGGAGGCCGAGGCGGCCGAGGCCGAGGTCGCCTCGATCACGCGCCTCCTCTCCCTCGACCCCGGCGAGATCGCCGCCGACTCGCTCCCCACCGCCGGATCCGCAGCCGGGCCCTGGTCGAACCCCACACCGTGGGGTGAGGACGCCTCGCTGCGCGCCCGCCTGCGCGGGGCGGTCATCCGCGCGTTCCGCCGGCTCGTGACGCCCCCCGAGCCCACCCACCGCGTCCGCCACGACGATGTCCTGACTCTCGGAGGGCGCGAGTGGCGTGCGGTCTACACGCCCGGTCACACCCCTGACCACCTGTGCCTCTTCGACCCCGACAGCGGCGCACTCCTCGCCGGCGACCACGTCCTCCCCACGATCACGCCCCACATCGCGGGTATGGCCGAGGGCTTCGACACGCTCGACGCCTACCTCGCCACCCTCGACCACGTCGCGCAGCTCCCCGGTGTGGGCGTGGGGCTTCCGGCGCACGGGCATCCGTTCGACGACGTTCCCGGGCGGGTCGAGGCGATCAAGGAGCACCACGCCGAGCGGATGACCGCCCTTGCCGAGGCAGGCGAGGCTCTGGGGCCGTCCACGGTCCGTGCACTCTCGCGCGAGGTCTTCCCCGAGCGGCACTGGGGTGTGATGGCGGAGTCGGAGACCTTCGCCCACCTTGAGCATCTGGTTCACAGCGGCGGTGCGGCCCGCAGCACGGTGAACGGCCGGTTCGAGTACCGGATGACCGGCGCGCACGGGGAAGGGGAGTAGTGGGGCCCGATCCGGCAGCCGACGTGACCGACGAGGTCACCGAACTGCTCCAGACCCTGATCCGCAACGAGTGTGTCAACGACGGCACGCAGGGCTCGGGGCAGGAGCAGCGCAGCGTCGACACCCTCACCGGTTATCTGGGTGCCGCGGGTCTCGAGTCGGAGACCTACAAGGCCGTCCCGGGTCGCACCAGCCTGGTGAGCCGCATCGAGGGCCGGAATCCCGAGGCGCCGACGCTCCTTCTGATGGGCCACACCGACGTCGTGCCCGTGAGCCCCGAGGGGTGGGACCGCGATCCCTTCGGGGGAGAGGTCGTCGACGGCATGGTCTGGGGCCGTGGCGCCGTCGACATGCTCAACATGACCGCGTCGATGGCGGTCGCCATGAAGCGCCTGGCGGCGTCGGGCTTCACCCCGGAGGGCACACTCGCCTACCTCGCGGTGGCCGACGAGGAGTCACGCGGTGTGTACGGCGCTGACCATCTCGTCCGGCACGAGCACGATGCCGTAGCAGCCGACTACGTCATCACAGAAACGGGCGGCTTCCGCTTCCCCACATCGAGTGGCCCGCGCCTGCCGGTGCTCGTCGGCGAGAAGGGGACGTTCTGGTGCACGCTGCGGATCAGCGGGACCCCCGGGCACGGATCGCAGCCGTTCCGTACCGACAACGCTCTCGTGAAGGCCTCGCGGGTCGTCCAGCGGCTCGCCGACTACGAGCCCACCGCGAGGGTCACCGACATCTGGCGCGAGTTCGTGCGCGGCATCGAACTCCCCGACGAGGCGGCGAAGGTCCTCGCGGACCCCGACCGGCTCGGCGACGACGACACTCTCCCTCTGGGGATGGCGCGGATGGCGCACTCCTCCACGCACACGACGGTCGCACCCACCATCATGCACGGGGGGACCAAGACGAACGTGATCCCCGACCGGGTCGACCTGCGCCTCGACATCCGCACTCTTCCGGGCGACAACGAGGCCGAGGTGCGCGCGATGCTCGACGACGCCCTCGGTGAGCTGGCCGGCGATGTCGAGGTGGTCGAGTACCACGACGACCCGGCCACGGAATCACCCGTCGACACCCCGCTGTGGCACCACCTCGAAACGGTCGCGTCGGAGATGGTGCAGGGCTCGGCGCTGGTTCCGATGCTGATGATCGGCGCCACCGACGCCCGGTTCTTCCGCCGGGCCGGAAGTGTCGCCTACGGCTTCTCACTGTTCTCGGAGCGCCTCGAGTACGACGACTACGCCACGATGTTCCACGGTCACAACGAGAGGGTCGACCAGGAGTCGCTGGCCCTGGCGACAGACCTGTGGCAGCGCGTCGCCCGCGAGGTCGTCGGCACGCCTCAGTAGCTGTCCCTCCGGGGGTGAGGCGTGCACTGATTCGGTGTGTCCGGATCCTGGGACCGTCGGCACGCCTCAGTAGCTGTCCCTCCGGGGGTGAGGCGTGCACTGATTCGGTGTGTCCGGATCCTGGGACCGTCGGCACGCCTCAGTCGCGTTCGCCGCGGAGGTAGCGCTGGAACTCGGCGGCCAGGGCGTCGCCGCTCGGGATGTCGACATCGGACGCTTCGCTGCCCGCGGTGCCCGTGACCGACGCCTCGGCGTCGTATCCCTCCTCGAGCGTACGGATGTAGCTCTCGATCTCGCTGTCGGAGCTCGTGGCCACCTCCACCCGTCGCCTCCAGCCGTCCGCCTCGGTGGCCAGGTCGCCCGTGTCGAGGTGGAGATCGACGGCGGCATCGACGGCATCCAGCAGGGCCACCGTGCAGGGCGGATTCGGCGGTGAGGCCACGTAGTGCGGAACGGGGGCCCACACCGACGCCGCGGCGAAGCCGGCTTCGGTGGCAGCGTGGTGCAGCGCGCCGGTGACGCCTGTGGGACCCTCGTAGTGCGACGTGTGGAGGCGAAGGCGGGCGCTCAGCCCGGCGTCGTGGGCTGCTCCGGTGAGGCGCACAGGCCGCGTGTGGGGTGCCTCGGCGAGGAGAGCGCCGAGCGTGATCACGGTCGTCGATCCCGTGTCGTGGGCGACGGCGAGGACCGCGTCGCAGAAGTCGGACCACACCAGGTTCGGTTCCGGCCCGGTGGCCAGGACGAGGTCGTGGCACGCGCCGTCGACGTGTGCTGCGGCGAAGCCCGTGGTCGGCCACGTCAGGGACTCCATGACCCCGTCGCGCAGCCGGACCTCGGGACGAGCGGCCTGGAAGTCGTAGTACGACGCAGGGTCGAGCGCGGCGAACGACTCGGCGTCGAACCGGCGCGCCAGCCAGGACACAGCGTCTGTGGCGGCGTCGGCGGCGTCGTTCCATCCGCCGAATGCCGCCACGAGCACGGGATCGCGCAGTTCGGGGCGGTTCTCCCACCGGACGGATGGCATGGCCCCAGACTACGGGGCGGGGAACGTCAGCGGTCCGTCGCGGTGGCGTCCTCCACCCACTCGACCGCCGGGTCGGGGGCCGCCTGGCCCAGTGGCCGCACATCCCCGGGCTCGAAGCCTCGTGCGACACGCAGGAAGCTCACCCACCACACGGCGGCAGCGAGGCCCGAGGCGACCGCCAGGCCGACGGCCCCGCCCTCCTCACCGCCGAGAACGGCGCCGACAGCGCTCCCTCCGACGATCACGGGAATCAGCGCGATCCGTGCCACCAGACCCTGGCGCGCGGCGGCGAGGGAGCGGAGGCCGTTGACCGCCGCGATGGCGACGCCGTTGGCCGCCATGAGGGCGATGGTGGGCACCATGACACCCCGCGCGTCGTCCCAGGTGTCGCCGAGCAGCTCTGTACCGAACGAATCCGGGATGATCAGGAGCACCGCACCGACCACGGCGGCAGCTGCGGCGAGGACGAGCGCCACCGCGACGGAGAGCCGCACGACCCCTCTGCTTCCACGTGCCGCGAGGCGTGCCCCTTCGGGTACTGCGACGAGACGCGACCCGAGATAGAGGACGTTGACGGGGCCGAGCAGGACCTGCGCGCCGCGGATCCCGGCAACGGCGTCGAGCCCGACGATGGCGGTGATCACGAACAACGCCACGTAGGTGGAGCCCACCTGCGCCCCGAAGTCGAGAGCGAATGGTCCGCCCAGGTCGAGATGACGGCGTGCCCACGGGAGACCGGCCCGTAGCTCGGGTACCGCACCGGCCTGGATACATCCGAGAACAGCGGCGATGTTGGCGGACAGTCCCCAGGCCAGAATCAGGATCCCGACCGATGGATCGCCCACACCGACGAGCACGGACACGGCCCCGAGTTGGACGATGGCCCACACGAGGTCGTTGGCGGCGGCGCGTTCGGGTCGTCCCTCGGCGACGAAGATGAAGCGCCACATGTCCTGAAGCACCAGTCCCGGCATACAGATCCCGAGAGCGAGGAACACGCGCGCCGTGTCCCCGTCGTCGGCGGCGCCGATGAGAAGAAGCACGAGGCCGGTCGCAGCTCCGGCAATGAGGCCCGCTCCCGCGGCACACCGCGCCGCCGAGCGCCGGCTGCTCTCGTCGACCGCACTGAAGCGCACCGCGAAGGGCTCGGCGACGATTCCCCGAACCACGCCGAGGACGGCGAGGTACACGAGGATCGCGATGGCGAAGGCCCCGAAGGCCGACTCGCTCACGCTGCGCGCCACGAGCACGGTGAGTGCGAAGTTCGTGAGGGACGACAACCCCTGGTCGACGACCGCCCAGGTACTGCGGGCGGCGACTCCGCGAGCCGTGGAGGGTCGGTCCCGGGTGGTCGTCACGGACCGGACGCTACCGGGGCGCTCAGATCCCACCGCTGACCGCCAGGCCCAGCGCAGCGGCACCAACGGCGAGAGCAGCGCTGCCGAGTGCATACGCCCCCGCACGGACGGCCCGTCGGTTCTCGACGAGCCGGACGGTCTCGACGGCGTGGGTCGACAGTGTCGTGTAGCCGCCCAGGAACCCGGCGGCGACCACCGACTCCACCGATTCGCCCAGTCCGTGCTCGGTGGCGAGACCCACGACGACGCCCGCCGCCAGTGATCCGGTGACGTTGACCAGCGCCGTACCCCACGGGAACCCGTGCCCGAGCCGGGTGGTCACGGCGCGCTCCAGCGTGAAGCGGGCGGCAGCACCGAGCGCGCCGCCCAGGGCCACAGCGACGGCCGTCATGACTCCCCCTCGTCGGGAACCGGCGCGCCACCGCGCCAACCGGCGACGAACAGGCCCGCCGTGGCGGCGAGGGCTCCACCGATGAGTGTCAGTGTGACGTACGCCGCGGCTCCGCCAACGTTGCCGGCATCGACCATGAGGACCGTCTCGACGGCAAAGCCCCCGAACGTGGTGAGCGCGCCCAGCAGTCCGATGCCCAGCAGTGGCCGAAGCCAGGTTCTGTCAGCGGCGCCGGCAACGACCTCCACGAGGACGCCGAGAAGCAGCGCGCCGGTGAGGTTGATGGCGAGTGTCGATGCAGGGAAGTCGCCGCGGGTGACGACCCAGGCCTCGAGCAGCTCGAAGCGGAGAAACGCCCCGACCGCCCCTCCGAGCGCGACGAGAGCGAGTTGTCGTCGTTGCACGCCCGGGGTCAGTTGCGGAGCGCCGGCATCGACGAGTTGCGCGCGATGTCGAGCGCCGCGTTGATCAACTGTGGAACGAGGTCACCCATGGCCTCGAACCCCTCACCGACCGTCTTGCCCTGGAGAAACCGTGCGTGGATCCCCTCCACGATGACAGCGAGCTTGTACGCGCCGAGCGCCACGTAGAAGTCGAGATCATCGACGGCGCGCCCGGTGGTCGCCGCATAGCGGTCGACGGCCTCGTCGCTCGTGAGGAAGCCGGCCTCGGACGACAGGATGGCGCCGGTTGCGACCACCTGGGCGTCGGGAACACCCCAGTAGAGGAGGAACATGCCGAGGTCGGCGAGCGGGTCGCCCAAGGTCGCCATCTCCCAGTCGAGAACCGCTGCGATCGTGCCGGCGTCGTCGGGATCGAGCATCGTGTTGTCGAGGCGGTAGTCGCCGTGGACGATCGACGGGGCCCCCGACACCGGAAGAGCGGCGTTCAGGCGGCGTTCGAGATCGTCGAGGCCGGGCAGCTCCCGGGTCTGGGAGGCTTCGCGTTGTTTGGCGAAGCGACGCAGTTGGCGCTCGACGTACCCGTCGGGCCTCCCGAAGTCGCCGAGACCCACTGCGTCGTAGTCGACGGCGTGGATGCGGGCGAGGACGTCGACGAGCTGCTCGGAGCAGCGGCGTGCATCCTCGACGCTGAGGCGCCCGATGTCGTCGGGGTCCCGGAGGATGCGACCGCGTACTTCCTCCATGACGTAGAACGGCGCGTCGTTCACGGTGTCGTCCTCGCAGAGGGCGAGGGCGACGGGTACGGGAACGTCGGTGTCGGCCAGCGCCGAGATCACCCGGTACTCACGTGCCATGTCGTGCGCCGTGGGGAGTACGTGGCCGAGAGGCGGCCGACGGAGAACCCACCGGTTCGTCCCGTCGGTGATTCGGTAGGTGAGGTTGGAGCGCCCGCCGGAGATGAGCTCCGCGCTGAGCGGCCGGTTACCCGACGCGCCGTCGACGTGCGCGCCGAAGTAGGCGGTCAGGGATTCGAGATCGACACCTTCGGGACCCACCACGGCCTCCGGTCAGCGACGCGACACCGTGTCGGTGCAGCGTAGGCGAGGCGCGTCGCGGAGGTCAGGCGATGCGTGCCTCGCGGGGCTTGACCGGGCGGCCGTTGCCCCGTGGGTACCGGGCCACGCGACCGACAGGCATGTCGACGCGAAAGCCCGCTGCTGCGCGCTCCTCTTCGGACTCGCCACCCCAGAA contains:
- a CDS encoding PAC2 family protein; protein product: MPSVRWENRPELRDPVLVAAFGGWNDAADAATDAVSWLARRFDAESFAALDPASYYDFQAARPEVRLRDGVMESLTWPTTGFAAAHVDGACHDLVLATGPEPNLVWSDFCDAVLAVAHDTGSTTVITLGALLAEAPHTRPVRLTGAAHDAGLSARLRLHTSHYEGPTGVTGALHHAATEAGFAAASVWAPVPHYVASPPNPPCTVALLDAVDAAVDLHLDTGDLATEADGWRRRVEVATSSDSEIESYIRTLEEGYDAEASVTGTAGSEASDVDIPSGDALAAEFQRYLRGERD
- a CDS encoding CrcB family protein, translated to MQRRQLALVALGGAVGAFLRFELLEAWVVTRGDFPASTLAINLTGALLLGVLVEVVAGAADRTWLRPLLGIGLLGALTTFGGFAVETVLMVDAGNVGGAAAYVTLTLIGGALAATAGLFVAGWRGGAPVPDEGES
- a CDS encoding CrcB family protein, which translates into the protein MTAVAVALGGALGAAARFTLERAVTTRLGHGFPWGTALVNVTGSLAAGVVVGLATEHGLGESVESVVAAGFLGGYTTLSTHAVETVRLVENRRAVRAGAYALGSAALAVGAAALGLAVSGGI
- a CDS encoding MBL fold metallo-hydrolase, producing MSTGGGSPIAARSPRQEQEEASDEITEVAADVIRMQLPVWMPGLGHVNMYGLIDDQGIAVVDPGLPGPRSVSVLRKRLRSAGFSLDHVHTIIVTHSHPDHFGAAGYLARKTGARLVTHRAFETFDVTAPPVGPSEAEAAEAEVASITRLLSLDPGEIAADSLPTAGSAAGPWSNPTPWGEDASLRARLRGAVIRAFRRLVTPPEPTHRVRHDDVLTLGGREWRAVYTPGHTPDHLCLFDPDSGALLAGDHVLPTITPHIAGMAEGFDTLDAYLATLDHVAQLPGVGVGLPAHGHPFDDVPGRVEAIKEHHAERMTALAEAGEALGPSTVRALSREVFPERHWGVMAESETFAHLEHLVHSGGAARSTVNGRFEYRMTGAHGEGE
- a CDS encoding M20/M25/M40 family metallo-hydrolase, with protein sequence MTDEVTELLQTLIRNECVNDGTQGSGQEQRSVDTLTGYLGAAGLESETYKAVPGRTSLVSRIEGRNPEAPTLLLMGHTDVVPVSPEGWDRDPFGGEVVDGMVWGRGAVDMLNMTASMAVAMKRLAASGFTPEGTLAYLAVADEESRGVYGADHLVRHEHDAVAADYVITETGGFRFPTSSGPRLPVLVGEKGTFWCTLRISGTPGHGSQPFRTDNALVKASRVVQRLADYEPTARVTDIWREFVRGIELPDEAAKVLADPDRLGDDDTLPLGMARMAHSSTHTTVAPTIMHGGTKTNVIPDRVDLRLDIRTLPGDNEAEVRAMLDDALGELAGDVEVVEYHDDPATESPVDTPLWHHLETVASEMVQGSALVPMLMIGATDARFFRRAGSVAYGFSLFSERLEYDDYATMFHGHNERVDQESLALATDLWQRVAREVVGTPQ
- a CDS encoding phosphotransferase family protein, with the translated sequence MGPEGVDLESLTAYFGAHVDGASGNRPLSAELISGGRSNLTYRITDGTNRWVLRRPPLGHVLPTAHDMAREYRVISALADTDVPVPVALALCEDDTVNDAPFYVMEEVRGRILRDPDDIGRLSVEDARRCSEQLVDVLARIHAVDYDAVGLGDFGRPDGYVERQLRRFAKQREASQTRELPGLDDLERRLNAALPVSGAPSIVHGDYRLDNTMLDPDDAGTIAAVLDWEMATLGDPLADLGMFLLYWGVPDAQVVATGAILSSEAGFLTSDEAVDRYAATTGRAVDDLDFYVALGAYKLAVIVEGIHARFLQGKTVGEGFEAMGDLVPQLINAALDIARNSSMPALRN